One Aegilops tauschii subsp. strangulata cultivar AL8/78 chromosome 7, Aet v6.0, whole genome shotgun sequence genomic window carries:
- the LOC141027334 gene encoding uncharacterized protein yields the protein MSTTTAAMTASTMGALITASSSAFASSSSTSTNTSLLGSPPQEKLTRGNFLLWKAIVLPQIKGAQMEHHLDARSPPSPATLTITKDGKEEQVVNFARSLWYAQQQQLQGFLMGSLSREILAQVVTLPTPAEVWQAIHAMFAAQSQAQAINTRIELTNLQKGNMTMAEYLGKIKTLTDEVAYTAAALSDPEIVWKILAGLDMDYNPVVSALAARVEPITVQELYNQLLSFDARLSLLHGTHVRQSSANAASHGRGRGRGHQGQCSGSNDYTNNNSSGYNTTSGSSGYNNNRAGGGGFNSNNSRRPSSSRARPRCQLCKKAGHEVMECWHRYDENFVPDSRHVAAAMREQGGEGVWYVDSGATDHVTSELEQLALREQYHGNDQIHTASGGVVLMMFVQDWGVILCVQNRTKMVQKTKLIHLVAAARDPALIRASALPLSSRDPMQIGSYNIFCTGIFCAYSTNGSSATYSVTIKRKSDGSIDRYKARLVAKGFKQRFGIDYEDTFSPVVKSDTIRLVLSIAISRGWSLRQLDVQNTFLHGVLEEEVFMRQPPGYEDRSAPHYVYLKLEFALKDLGDLHYFLGIEVNQIKNEKLTVESGEVLGPEDATKYRSVVGALQYLTLTRPDISYSVNKITKSLSMLVTAYSDADWAGCADDRRSTGGFAVFVGTNLVSWSARKQATVSRSSTEAEYKALANATAKVMWIQTLLYDLGIKAPQAARLWCDNIGATYLSANPVFHARTKHIEVDFHFVRERVARKLLDIRFIPTGDQLADGFTKPLTTGRLNELKNNLNLGKVYSVQIEGEC from the exons ATgtccaccaccaccgccgccatgACGGCCAGCACCATGGGTGCGCTCATCACCGCCTCATCCTCCGcttttgcctcctcctcctccacctccaccaACACCTCCCTCCTCGGATCGCCAccgcaagagaagctcacgaggggtAACTTCCTCCTCTGGAAGGCCATCGTGTTGCCCCAGATCAAGGGCGCACAGATGGAGCACCACCTCGACGCGCGGAGCCCGCCATCGCCGGCCACGCTCACCATCACCAAGGACGGCAAGGAAGAACAGGTTGTCAACTTCGCCCGATCCCTCTGGTAcgcacagcagcagcagctccaaggATTCTTGATGGGATCCCTATCCCGCGAGATTCTGGCACAGGTCGTGACGCTCCCGACGCCGGCCGAAGTGTGGCAGGCGATCCACGCCATGTTTGCTGCCCAAAGCCAAGCTCAAGCAATCAACACCCGCATCGAGCTCACGAATCTTCAGAAAGGTAACATGACCATGGCCGAATATCTTGGAAAAATTAAAACCCTTACCGATGAAGTAGCCTACACCGCCGCCGCGCTCTCCGATCCCGAGATTGTGTGGAAGATCCTCGCCGGCTTGGACATGGACTACAATCCCGTTGTCTCCGCCCTTGCTGCCCGGGTGGAACCGATCACCGTTCAGGAGCTGTACAACCAGCTCTTGAGCTTCGACGCTCGCCTCAGCCTCCTTCACGGCACCCACGTTCGTCAGTCTTCCGCCAATGCTGCGTCTCATGGCCGTGGCCGTGGGCGCGGTCACCAGGGGCAGTGCAGCGGCAGCAACGACTacaccaacaacaacagcagcgGCTACAACACCACCAGCGGTAGCAGCGGCTACAACAACAACAGGGCAGGGGGTGGCGGCTTCAACTCCAACAACAGCCGTCGTCCCTCTTCCTCACGTGCTCGTCCCCGGTGTCAGCTCTGCAAGAAGGCAGGCCATGAAGTCATGGAGTGTTGGCACAGGTATGATGAGAATTTTGTGCCTGACTCTCGCCATGTTGCTGCCGCCATGCGTGAACAAGGAGGAGAAGGAGTTTGGTACGTTGACTCTGGTGCAACGGACCATGTCACAAGTGAACTAGAACAGCTCGCCCTCCGTGAACAGTACCATGGCAATGATCAGATTCACACCGCAAGTGGTGGAG TGGTTCTGATGATGTTTGTGCAAGATTGGGGCGTCATTTTATGTGTGCAGAACAGGACAAAGATGGTGCAGAAAACGAAGCTGATTCACCTGGTGGCAGCGGCGCGTGATCCAGCGCTGATCCGCGCATCAGCACTGCCCCTGTCGTCGCGCGATCCGATGCAGATCG GATCCTACAACATCTTCTGCACCGGGATCTTCTGCGCCTACAGCACCAATGGCTCCTCGGCAACATACTCGGTCACA ATAAAGAGAAAATCTGATGGAAGCATAGACAGATACAAGGCTAGACTAGTTGCTAAAGGTTTCAAACAGAGGTTTGGTATTGATTATGAAGATACATTTAGTCCTGTTGTTAAGTCTGATACTATTCGTCTTGTACTGTCTATTGCTATTTCTAGAGGATGGAGCTTACGCCAGCTAGATGTTCAGAACACGTTTCTTCATGGTGTTCTTGAGGAAGAAGTGTTCATGCGGCAACCACCAGGATATGAGGACCGAAGTGCACCACACTATGTCT ATCTGAAGTTGGAGTTTGCTCTCAAGGACTTGGGTGATCTTCATTATTTTCTTGGTATAGAAGTTAATCAGATAAAGAATG AAAAACTTACAGTTGAAAGTGGAGAGGTGCTTGGACCAGAAGATGCAACAAAGTACAGGAGTGTTGTTGGTGCTCTGCAATATTTGACTCTTACTCGTCCTGATATTTCTTATTCTGTTAATAAG ATTACCAAGTCATTGTCTATGCTTGTTACtgcatactctgatgcagactgggcaggGTGTGCTGATGACAGAAGGTCCACGGGTGGTTTTGCTGTATTTGTGGGAACAAATCTTGTGTCATGGAGTGCAAGAAAACAGGCAACTGTCTCTAGATCAAGTACAGAGGCTGAGTATAAAGCACTGGCTAATGCTACAGCTAAGGTAATGTGGATACAGACTTTGCTATATGATCTTGGGATAAAGGCTCCACAAGCTGCGAGATTATGGTGTGATAATATTGGTGCAACCTATCTCTCAGCTAATCCTGTTTTCCATGCACGAACCAAACATATTGAAGTTGATTTTCACTTTGTCAGAGAAAGAGTAGCTCGAAAGCTACTTGATATTCGTTTTATACCAACTGGTGATCAACTTGCTGATGGCTTCACAAAACCTCTTACAACAGGAAGGTTGAATGAGCTCAAGAACAATCTTAACCTTGGTAAAGTTTATTCGGTTCAGATTGAGGGGGAATGTTAG
- the LOC109778760 gene encoding protein SHORT INTERNODES 1: MAGFSLRGGGGGGGGGSGGRSGDRGDHPIGADSLFLYARGAAAAAADTAGGGGGGGGGIGFQLWHPHHQQAAAVPHTSQFFSSGVATGVVLGFSPHEGGGVGGVGLAGGGGPGGGRAGTSCQDCGNNAKKDCTHQRCRTCCRSRGFNCSTHVKSTWVPASKRRERQQQLAALFRGAAANNSAAAAAAAAVANKRPRELVRSLGRLPSATTAMVDATTSSGEGDGRFPPELSLEAVFRCVRIGPVDEPDAEFAYQTAVSIGGHTFKGILRDHGPAEEATGQLPPSSAEYHQLTGAAREGSSPAGSSEAAGGHGATVATSAAVLMDPYPTPIGAFAAGTQFFPHNPRT, encoded by the exons ATGGCGGGGTTCTCTCtgaggggaggcggcggcggaggtggagGAGGCAGCGGGGGAAGGAGCGGCGACCGCGGCGATCATCCCATCGGGGCAGACAGCCTGTTTCTGTACGCgcgcggcgccgccgccgcggccgccgacacggcgggcggcggcggcgggggaggaggtGGGATAGGGTTCCAGCTATGGCACCCGCACCACCAGCAGGCGGCGGCCGTGCCGCACACGTCGCAGTTCTTCTCCTCCGGGGTGGCCACCGGCGTCGTGCTGGGCTTCTCGCCGCATGAGGGCGGTGGCGTGGGCGGCGTCGGCTTGGCTGGTGGAGGCGGCCCGGGGGGCGGGAGGGCCGGCACCAGCTGCCAGGACTGCGGAAACAACGCCAAGAAGGACTGCACCCACCAGCGGTGCCGCACCTGCTGCCGCAGCCGCGGCTTCAACTGCTCCACCCACGTTAAGAGCACCTGGGTCCCCGCCTCCAAGCGGCGCGAGCGCCAGCAGCAGCTCGCCGCGCTCTTCCGCGGCGCGGCAGCCAACAAcagcgccgccgcggccgccgccgctgccgttgcCAACAAACGGCCCCGCGAGCTCGTGCGCTCCCTCGGCCGCTTGCCGTCCGCGACCACCGCGATGGTCGACGCCACCACCTCCTCAG GCGAGGGGGACGGGAGATTTCCGCCGGAGCTGAGCCTGGAGGCCGTGTTCCGGTGCGTGCGGATAGGACCGGTGGACGAGCCGGACGCGGAGTTCGCGTACCAGACGGCGGTGAGCATCGGGGGGCACACATTCAAGGGGATCCTGCGCGACCATGGGCCGGCGGAAGAGGCGACTGGGCAGCTGCCGCCGTCGTCGGCGGAGTACCACCAGCTCACAGGGGCCGCGAGGGAGGGGTCATCGCCGGCCGGGAGCAGCGAGGCGGCCGGCGGGCACGGGGCGACGGTGGCGACGTCCGCGGCGGTGCTCATGGACCCCTACCCGACGCCGATCGGCGCCTTCGCAGCAGGCACCCAGTTCTTCCCTCATAACCCTAGAACCTAG